Proteins co-encoded in one Stomoxys calcitrans chromosome 5, idStoCalc2.1, whole genome shotgun sequence genomic window:
- the LOC106090100 gene encoding E3 ubiquitin-protein ligase RNF170-like, translating into MADQQMDLQCAICLEQKQSPTAVTCGHSFCHTCLEEYMTYVGYEWSKECPICGSRLKIINDNENFTNDSDSNIEDADVNMNEQNHSL; encoded by the exons ATGGCCGATCAACAAATGGACCTTCAGTGCGCCATATGTTTGGAGCAAAAACAATCACCCACAGCTGTGACTTGTggtcattcattttgtcacacGTGTTTGGAAGAATATATGACCTATGTTGGATATGAGTGGTCAAAAGAATGTCCAATATGCGGCAGTCGTTTAAAG ATCATAAATGACAATGAAAACTTTACAAACGATTCCGATTCCAATATCGAAGATGCTGATGTTAATATGAATGAACAGAACCATAGCCTGTAA